In Kryptolebias marmoratus isolate JLee-2015 linkage group LG4, ASM164957v2, whole genome shotgun sequence, the following proteins share a genomic window:
- the gpr84 gene encoding G-protein coupled receptor 84 translates to MEMNDTNQTEDGLFSCYSPSVVGYRYFAVAWGCAVTITGTVGNLMTVLAFILDTRLRTRFNVLIVNLAVADLLYCTILQPISVDSYLHLRWRSGQLWCSIFGLLLFLSNSVSIITLCLVAVSRYLLVAKRPVFDRVFSNHGLTLLVISAWGLGLASFGPLWSVYVFVPQVCTCSFHRTRGRPYTTILLFFYFFIGLGCVGAFYLLIYRKVRIASKALLRYRLSRRSSKKKPAPSDQGTDDSGVETAKTGSSEMSSQVELDQSTDVVNHEKSCLPAQSSATAKKSSSDNLTIQNSAPAAAAPASQPASSGDDSEFKRVTRMCFTVFICFVCCFVPFLILNIADKQNRAPQVLHMFCANLTWLNSCINPVLYAVMNRQFRQAYNVLLTRAAAPFTCLWSCWRAPRS, encoded by the coding sequence ATGGAGATGAATGACACAAACCAAACGGAGGATGGCCTCTTCTCCTGCTACAGTCCTTCAGTGGTTGGTTACCGGTACTTTGCCGTGGCGTGGGGCTGTGCGGTGACCATCACTGGTACTGTGGGGAACCTGATGACCGTTCTGGCCTTCATTCTGGACACACGTCTGCGGACTCGCTTCAACGTGCTCATCGTCAACCTGGCTGTGGCTGATCTCCTGTACTGCACCATCCTGCAGCCCATCTCTGTGGACTCCTACCTCCACCTCAGATGGCGCAGCGGTCAGCTGTGGTGCAGCATCTTCGgcctgctcctcttcctctccaacTCCGTCTCCATCATCACCCTCTGTCTGGTGGCAGTGAGCAGATATCTCCTGGTTGCAAAGAGGCCTGTTTTTGACCGCGTCTTCTCTAACCACGGACTTACTTTGCTCGTCATCTCAGCCTGGGGGCTAGGCCTGGCCAGCTTCGGCCCCCTCTGGTCCGTCTACGTGTTCGTGCCTCAGGTGTGCACGTGCAGCTTCCATCGTACTAGGGGTCGTCCCTACACCACCATCCTGCTGTTCTTCTATTTCTTCATAGGTCTGGGATGTGTTGGAGCATTTTACCTGCTCATTTACAGAAAAGTTCGAATTGCATCAAAAGCTCTGCTCCGCTACAGGCTCAGCCGACGCTCATCCAAGAAGAAACCTGCCCCCTCAGATCAGGGGACAGATGACAGTGGAGTAGAGACTGCAAAGACAGGCAGCTCTGAAATGAGCAGCCAGGTAGAACTGGACCAAAGCACAGATGTTGTTAATCATGAAAAGTCATGCCTCCCCGCCCAGAGCTCAGCCACTGCCAAAAAGTCATCAAGTGACAATCTGACGATTCAAAACTCTGCCCCGGCTGCTGCCGCTCCGGCCTCCCAGCCTGCATCTTCAGGAGATGACAGTGAATTCAAGCGTGTGACGCGCATgtgtttcacagtttttatttgtttcgtGTGCTGCTTTGTCCCCTTTCTGATACTCAACATAGCCGACAAACAGAACCGCGCCCCACAGGTTCTGCACATGTTCTGCGCAAACCTCACCTGGCTCAACAGCTGCATCAACCCGGTGCTCTATGCAGTCATGAACCGACAGTTTCGGCAGGCCTACAACGTGCTGCTcaccagagctgctgctccctTCACCTGCCTCTGGTCCTGCTGGCGGGCCCCCAGATCGTGA